A genomic region of Gossypium hirsutum isolate 1008001.06 chromosome D01, Gossypium_hirsutum_v2.1, whole genome shotgun sequence contains the following coding sequences:
- the LOC107928206 gene encoding protein WVD2-like 4 isoform X2 → MESENWVTVEEEIIVSEKTDIEESATEEKKKVHDDADADINGEGDSNSKQQETKSEGKTSKAPANVSKTQLSRTLKESGNAKNNKVTNDKPNLRNAVLISRNQRPVLSQSLSFPARRIHGDGLVKSTDLKHSQEKSSKTHAPSSNGSARLSHPNRRGSIHVDTKPANANGGGASSRRTTIASLPSNKPAKSGPGNTAAKPSSSSESADSKPIAATMQSKEDDDAHSTTSATSRSTRRSSGSGFTFRLEERAEKRKEFLSKLEEKIHAKEVEKNNLQAKSKENQEAEIKQLRKSLTFKATPMPNFYKEPPPKVELKKIPTTRAISPKLGRNKSNVAATNNPSEVDGSVVRPSLNQERNCSTKRTQTNGNEENVASKKTVKKPQPKVQPKETTKAEEKPGKSKPKTKKAENPVQDACVGKPEENPNKPINLPQSKDAITVSGEINPAQNGGPIPSLANSDTMPRQVTVGG, encoded by the exons ATGGAGTCTGAAAATTGGGTTACAGTGGAGGAAGAGATAATTGTGAGTGAAAAAACAGATATTGAAGAATCTGCtacagaagaaaagaaaaaggtacaTGATGATGCTGATGCTGACATTAATGGTGAAGGGGATTCAAATTCGAAGCAGCAAGAAACAAAATCTGAAGGCAAGACAAGTAAAGCTCCTGCAAATGTTTCCAAAACTCAATTGTCAAGAACCTTAAAG GAGTCTGGTAATGCAAAGAATAATAAGGTGACAAACGATAAACCTAATCTGAGAAATGCAGTTCTGATTTCTCGTAACCAGAGGCCTGTTCTGTCTCAAAGTCTTTCATTTCCTGCAAGAAGAATCCATGGGGATGGTCTTGTGAAGAGCACTGATCTCAAACATTCCCAAGAGAAAAGCTCAAAAACTCATGCCCCTTCTTCCAATGGATCAGCTCGTTTGAGTCATCCCAACAGGCGCGGATCCATCCATGTTGATACAAAGCCGGCAAATGCAAATGGTGGTGGAGCTTCTTCTAGAAGGACCACTATAGCATCTTTGCCTAGCAATAAGCCGGCAAAGTCCGGTCCTGGAAATACGGCTGCTAAGCCCTCTTCATCATCCGA ATCAGCTGATTCAAAGCCAATAGCAGCTACAATGCAGAGCAAAGAGGACGATGATGCCCATTCCACTACTTC TGCCACCTCTCGTAGCACTAGGAGGAGTAGTGGGTCAGGATTCACCTTCAGGTTGGAGGAACGTGCTGAAAAGAGGAAGGAG TTTCTTTCAAAGCTAGAAGAGAAGATCCATGCTAAGGAAGTCGAAAAGAATAACCTGCAGGCAAAATCAAAG GAGAACCAGGAGGCGGAAATCAAGCAATTAAGGAAGAGCTTGACTTTTAAAGCTACACCAATGCCGAATTTCTACAAGGAACCTCCTCCAAAAGTTGAACTTAAGAAG ATACCAACTACGCGTGCAATATCCCCAAAGCTCGGAAGGAACAAGAGTAATGTTGCTGCAACAAATAACCCTTCGGAAGTTGATGGTTCTGTTGTTCGCCCGTCCTTGAACCAAGAGCGGAACTGTTCAACCAAAAGAACCCAAACCAACGGTAATGAAGAAAATGTTGCTTCCAAGAAGACTGTAAAGAAACCCCAGCCTAAGGTTCAACCTAAGGAGACCACCAAAGCTGAAGAAAAGCCCGGAAAGTCAAAACCGAAAACAAAGAAGGCGGAGAACCCTGTTCAGGATGCTTGTGTCGGGAAGCCTGAAGAAAACCCGAACAAACCAATCAACCTTCCTCAATCCAAGGATGCCATAACTGTATCGGGCGAAATAAACCCTGCTCAGAATGGTGGACCAATTCCAAGTTTGGCCAACTCCGATACGATGCCCCGTCAAGTCACTGTCGGAGGTTGA
- the LOC107928206 gene encoding protein WVD2-like 4 isoform X1, whose protein sequence is MESENWVTVEEEIIVSEKTDIEESATEEKKKVHDDADADINGEGDSNSKQQETKSEGKTSKAPANVSKTQLSRTLKESGNAKNNKVTNDKPNLRNAVLISRNQRPVLSQSLSFPARRIHGDGLVKSTDLKHSQEKSSKTHAPSSNGSARLSHPNRRGSIHVDTKPANANGGGASSRRTTIASLPSNKPAKSGPGNTAAKPSSSSESADSKPIAATMQSKEDDDAHSTTSSATSRSTRRSSGSGFTFRLEERAEKRKEFLSKLEEKIHAKEVEKNNLQAKSKENQEAEIKQLRKSLTFKATPMPNFYKEPPPKVELKKIPTTRAISPKLGRNKSNVAATNNPSEVDGSVVRPSLNQERNCSTKRTQTNGNEENVASKKTVKKPQPKVQPKETTKAEEKPGKSKPKTKKAENPVQDACVGKPEENPNKPINLPQSKDAITVSGEINPAQNGGPIPSLANSDTMPRQVTVGG, encoded by the exons ATGGAGTCTGAAAATTGGGTTACAGTGGAGGAAGAGATAATTGTGAGTGAAAAAACAGATATTGAAGAATCTGCtacagaagaaaagaaaaaggtacaTGATGATGCTGATGCTGACATTAATGGTGAAGGGGATTCAAATTCGAAGCAGCAAGAAACAAAATCTGAAGGCAAGACAAGTAAAGCTCCTGCAAATGTTTCCAAAACTCAATTGTCAAGAACCTTAAAG GAGTCTGGTAATGCAAAGAATAATAAGGTGACAAACGATAAACCTAATCTGAGAAATGCAGTTCTGATTTCTCGTAACCAGAGGCCTGTTCTGTCTCAAAGTCTTTCATTTCCTGCAAGAAGAATCCATGGGGATGGTCTTGTGAAGAGCACTGATCTCAAACATTCCCAAGAGAAAAGCTCAAAAACTCATGCCCCTTCTTCCAATGGATCAGCTCGTTTGAGTCATCCCAACAGGCGCGGATCCATCCATGTTGATACAAAGCCGGCAAATGCAAATGGTGGTGGAGCTTCTTCTAGAAGGACCACTATAGCATCTTTGCCTAGCAATAAGCCGGCAAAGTCCGGTCCTGGAAATACGGCTGCTAAGCCCTCTTCATCATCCGA ATCAGCTGATTCAAAGCCAATAGCAGCTACAATGCAGAGCAAAGAGGACGATGATGCCCATTCCACTACTTC CAGTGCCACCTCTCGTAGCACTAGGAGGAGTAGTGGGTCAGGATTCACCTTCAGGTTGGAGGAACGTGCTGAAAAGAGGAAGGAG TTTCTTTCAAAGCTAGAAGAGAAGATCCATGCTAAGGAAGTCGAAAAGAATAACCTGCAGGCAAAATCAAAG GAGAACCAGGAGGCGGAAATCAAGCAATTAAGGAAGAGCTTGACTTTTAAAGCTACACCAATGCCGAATTTCTACAAGGAACCTCCTCCAAAAGTTGAACTTAAGAAG ATACCAACTACGCGTGCAATATCCCCAAAGCTCGGAAGGAACAAGAGTAATGTTGCTGCAACAAATAACCCTTCGGAAGTTGATGGTTCTGTTGTTCGCCCGTCCTTGAACCAAGAGCGGAACTGTTCAACCAAAAGAACCCAAACCAACGGTAATGAAGAAAATGTTGCTTCCAAGAAGACTGTAAAGAAACCCCAGCCTAAGGTTCAACCTAAGGAGACCACCAAAGCTGAAGAAAAGCCCGGAAAGTCAAAACCGAAAACAAAGAAGGCGGAGAACCCTGTTCAGGATGCTTGTGTCGGGAAGCCTGAAGAAAACCCGAACAAACCAATCAACCTTCCTCAATCCAAGGATGCCATAACTGTATCGGGCGAAATAAACCCTGCTCAGAATGGTGGACCAATTCCAAGTTTGGCCAACTCCGATACGATGCCCCGTCAAGTCACTGTCGGAGGTTGA